In Coregonus clupeaformis isolate EN_2021a unplaced genomic scaffold, ASM2061545v1 scaf0007, whole genome shotgun sequence, the sequence CTGCCTGTTTCTTTCCGAGGGCTCCTCCTGCCTCTCTGACAGATCCTCCGCCACCTCCTCCTTTTCCTGCACCTTTGCCCAACTCACCCAGCTGGTACATGAAGATGAATCAACAGGTTACAACAAGAATAACAAGATACTCCTACAAAGGAACATGTATGAGATTGGTATGTTGTGTTATACACAACTTTTGTTAGAGAAAAAAAACAATGACCTCCACATTGCATAAAGCTTTCGTTTTACAATGGTAAAGGCTAGGCTGTTTTCAGCATACAGTATATAGAAGTAAAGGGTTATCACAGAGATGGAAAGAGGTATCATCTTTGCATCTGTGCCATTATGGCGtctgacagcatgggcagcgccaatGAGGCTACctccattttaatgtagtcaattATCTTTCTATGTTTGAAAAAAGTGTAAAGCTAATATTGGTGATTTACTGCCAGCTGCAATGCTGGAGTCCTGAACCAAATCGTGTCATTCATTTGTTGTGGCCACTAGATGGTGGTGGTAAAGCCATTTACAAACCATAGCACCCAATTTAAAGAAGACAATGCTCTGATCATGGCTGATTGCACCCAAACCATAGAAATCTCAGCCCAGtttactactttaaaatggtggaagccctcaatggcaatgtccatgctaaaacaggttaaAACAGGTTTTCCAAGTTGAGTCCTCTGTACATCTCTATTGGTTATCCTCATGAATTGTGTCACATGACATGCAGCTGAATTAGCTAAAGCACATATTGAAGTTGGGAGCTTTTTGCACGTGGAACACTGTAATCTATTATGACATTCATTGCGAAAGGTTAGGCTATGTAGCCTCAAATCATTCATACACTGATTTTCATGTCCCAATGAAAAACTTCCCCCTTTAATGTTGACTGAAAATACCAACAGAATTTACCAGAGAATGTCAACAATGGCTTTTTAAAAAAACTCTGACCATTGTGTGCAACAACTGTAGCATCAGAGACTTGCTTCAATAACCATTCATAGATGGATGCATTCAACCAAATTCCATACACACATTAGACCGAGGTGTATCTTTCTCGAAAAATGTTTACTTGGCTTTCAACTAACTTGATATATTGAGCTGCTTACAAAGCTATTTCGCTTCATAGAACGGCGTCAGTATAGTCGTTTGCTACAATTTGTATAAGAACGTTCCAAATACCAGCTAAACATTGCAACATTAGAATAGATAATAACAAGAGCATTACAAATAGTCGAAGGCCATAGCGAAATCACTTGACAATTGAATACCACTCGTTTCATTGTAACTTTAGACTGTATTAGCAGCGAAACGTGGTGGTCTAATCATATGTGGTGCCTTTTTACCTGGTCAGATGCCATCCTTAGCTGTGTGGTGAGGAGACTCCTAACGTTAGCTCTCAAAAACCTTGCCATTTCGTCCCAAAAACAACTTTAACTGGACCATTTGCCCTTGTCTACCAAAAATAAACCAAATCAGGGCCTAACCATTATCTACAATGGGGGTGTTTGTGGATGAGAATGAGCTGAGCCCTTATTATTTTTCTATAAAGGATCAATAAGATACAGCTAAATAGATGACCATCTGTGAAAAGTGAATGGGTTTTTATCAGTAAGCACGTTTTAATGAATGATGATCAGcttttcaaaacaacaaaaatgCTATTTGAAAATACGTCCACCCCTATGCGTAATGGTACGGTTTCATAGCGGACAGTATGACACCAAAGATATTTTagtatattgacaagatagtcgactgaccgctctaacaatggaaatacatgtcctcaaagatggatgGCAGGTTGAATGACGCaggatcaggtgggaccattttggccaatgagagggcagataagcgtgtgaacaacaggcacaactccgatataaagtacTTTTTTGTAAAAGTTGCCAAAATGCCACGTGCGTctacatcagggttcttcaattccggtcctggagggccgaaacacttctgtttttcatcctctccttctaatcaggggctaattcagacctgggacaccaggtgagtgcaattaactaccaggtagaaatgaaaaacagaagtgtttcggccctccaggaccggaattgaagaaccctggtctacatATACgtgcattcgtaacaacctaaccattactaaacttatattcgatcaaataagcctcacgtagcaaattagcaattacatattttgttgaccaaattcgacactgtctcattgacctccatacaaaaattcctCACTTTTAGAGCGGAGTAAACCCCTTCGGTGTATCTCTGCCTTTGTGATGACACCCATGGATAGACCGTTTGATATGCGTGCACTACGTACTGGCGTCTGGTGTGGCCTTTTGTTGATCGCATTCGTCTACTCCAACCTGTGAGCACTTCCGCTAAATAATGGCTTTGATGACCACATATGCATCTTGGCAAATACACAGTAGGCCTACACCACAACTATTTGACATTTCAAAATGACATTTTTATATTGTAAtaacccagctgggtcataaagggAAAAAAAGACGGCCACCAGGTGTAcagggcagaacacaggtttattcctaaattgGGCTATTGTTCAGACCACAGCGCACGCCGCTAAATTCCGAACgtacacaaatataacatgtcaaattaagggtcccgaacagaagagagagagagatgagacagtaacCCCTACTTATGCATTtcaaaaccccgcgggattacccatcataccccccaacctttccgtCTGTCCTGGCAtgtttaacccctgctagcaccaatgagaacaataacacacccacgaacacagaacacaataccgggtcgttacaATATTTTGAATAAAGCGATTCAATTTATAGCCTACTATTATACAAGTTCAGTCATCTGAAAATAAGCAGGAAAGCCATGCATGACTCTTTACCCAGTGGTAAATCGTGTGGGTAACTGGCATTTTCCATGGCCAACAATCCAAGTATCACACTTTAGAGGCACAGTGTGAAAACAAAATGTTTGTCTTATGCTGTAAAAAGTGGTCAGTTAAAAGGGCAATCAGCAGCTGCTACAGCAATTTTCGGCCTTAAGTATATTAATGATATACCCATTGAgtaatttataaatgcctcatgagcttagttcaactgttgtaccgcATCAGAACCCAAAACGTAAATTTGTTTaattccaatgtttgtaaacaaagtacatGTAACACtatatagcttcaaaacatggttaaaactataattgtaaTATCAtgtatggtcagtccttgcatccatagcgctgtctatgaatttgagtggttacatttatccagccccatccctcagcttttaacCGAAAGAGGTGTGGGGATCGagaacgctttgttattgtttcagctgctgattgccactttaaagTCAGTAATGAGATTATGTGGTCTGTAATTTACTGTAATTGGTCCCCTATGCAGGCTATGCTTACTTACCAGATATTGGGCTAAAATATGTACCCTGTGATttgacagcctggtctcatagactagacgtaacatagtaaatgtaagtAAATCTAGCACTCTcattagtatgaaatgttatgtttggtatggttacagcACTCTCATTAGTattatatgttatgtttggtatggttacatgagACAGATGGTTAcataaggcaaaaacgaaagtaagATGGTTGgttcggggtggatgggtgggcgtataacgcggacgtctagcaacccaaaagttgtgagttcaaatcatCACGGCTAACCATTCCCCTTACTCCTAAATGTAACCCCTAACGTTAGCCatctagctagaattcgtaacatatcagacggtttgcaaattcgtaacatatagtaagaattgtaattcgtaacatatcatgcgaaatccacaaatgaatacatacgaaacgtaacatatcatactaaatggaatgTCTCGAATATACGTACACAATAATACGAAaggctctgagaccaggttggcagCGATATGACTGTACAAATGGGCCATATCACAGTTAGTGCAGTAGTGCATGTCACTATATGTGACTCTCACTACCATAACCATTGCAAAGGTTGAGACACAAATAGGAAAAGACAGCTGCTGTGAGGGACTTTATTCACAATGCTGCAAGAAAAGTATGTCCTTCAATATCAAACCAAACACTTGATTTATGTGATGTAGCTTTCCCACCCCACTCTCACTATcccacctcacacacacaggcaccataagagaagaaacaaaacaataacacattaACAGAAGATTCCAAACCACATTCAAATATTACAAATGCATTCACTTTTTTTCTCCCTTTGCCATTAAGCTAATCACTAATCAATGATTTACAAGTACAGTATGGTCAGACCGTTGTTTACACACAAGTGCATTAAAAAACAGAAAGTGTTGTAAAAAGAAATGAGGAAATGTAACCTAAATTGAGAATTCCTTTGGTCCATCATTGGCCCAAGCGTTACTTAAAAACTATCACAAGTGGCAGATCCCTGGGAAGTCACAGGCACcttaatacaggtaactgccaaaataaaaggaaacaccaacataaagtgtcttaatagggtgttgggccaccacgagccagaacagcttcaatgcaccttggcatagattctacaagtgtctggaactctatttgaaggatgcgacaccattcttccacaagaaattccatcatttagtgttttgttgatggtggtggaaaacgctgtctcaggcaccgctccagaatctgccacaagtgttcaattgggttgagatctggtgactgagacagccatggcatatggtttacatagttttcatgctcatcaagccaagtctaggtccaaaaggctccttaactgCTTCTACAcccatgccataagactgctgaacagttgatcaaatggctacccggactatttgcattgacccccttttttacgctgctgctactcgctgtttattatccatgcatagtcactttacccatacctacatgtacatattaccttgactaacctgtacccccgcacattgactcggtaccggtaacccctgtatataatGCCTCATTATTTAATTGTGTTACTGTTTGATTTGACCACTGAGTGGataggggcattgtcatcctatgggggcatagtcatggtagccaaaataatggcctgcccagcatttttatacatgaccctaagcatgatgggttgttaattgcttaattcactcaggaaccacacctgtgtggaagcacctgctttcaatatactttgtatccctcatttactcaagcgtTTCCATTACTTTGGTAGTTACCTGTATAACTTCAACAATGATCCATCTCAAGCATAGTCTTGACTAAATATGAAAAGGTGTTTATCTTTTAAAGTTCTAGCGTTCACCTCTCATAATAAACAGTTGTAGATAGAGCCAATCGACCAGCCTAGGCAAAAGGATATACTAATAATAAATTGATGGCCCATTCACTGTACATCCTGTTGACACTCTTGATAATAGGGGAGCACATTTCCTTTCTCAAACCCCCCCATAGTTACACTACAGTACATTTTGAGGTTTATGAGAAAACATTTGGAAGGACAAATTTTCAGGGGAGTAAATAAAATTCAAATAAAACTTtgagtaaaacatttttaaaccttGCTGAAATATAATGAGAAATCCTTGATAAATGTGACCTGTACTAGTGGCAAGTGCTTAAACTAAAATGTTGGGGCAATTATTTACGCCCACAATGGTCTCGTGTAAGACATTTGTATGTTCATGTTTGCCTATGTTAAGGACGCCACGCTGCTTGCTTAGTAAGTACCGGTTCCTCGTGATTCGGCTCGCACTGAGCTCGAACTCAGGACCTATACCTGGCTagcacacgtgaccgccctccttGACAACGTACCAACCGTTTGAGCTATCGGGAAAATATATAATTCGATAACTCCATCGgcgacatttcaagctagctgtggcATGAGCTTATGGTACATTCTTAACTCCATTACACCTAGAATAAGCATAGCCGAGAGATCTTCTTGTCTCACACTAGATTTCTTAAAACCTTTGGTATTGTGCAAGTTTGAAACTGGGAAAAAAGGAACCTAATGGCGAGGATAAAGAACAAAAATAGGCAAACAAAGAGAAAAATAGGGGAGACTACATTTAAGTGCCAGAAGATGCCTGCGGAGCCCCTTGAGGAGAGACAGCAGGCGTGGCTCTCCTTTTGGGGCCCGTCAGTCCTGCTTGGTACCTCCCAGGGCCCGTAGGCGCTCCAGAAGGGGAGGGTGGGAGTAGTGCCACATGGAGAAGAGCCAGTCGGCCACGGGGAAGCCCAGGTTGTCTTTGTTGAGCTTGATGAGGGCGGAGTAGAGCTCTGAGGCTCGACCCATGCCCCGCGCAAAGGAGTCCGCCTGGAACTCAAACCTGCGGCTCaggacagtcagacagaaggacagGACCTGGAGGTAAGAAGTGGAGAAATGTCAGTTTTCCTCAGTGAAGTGCAGGAGGTACTCATCTGCGCATCGCCATCTCAACAACACTTTCTGTTTAAAGCGGACTTAAGAAATACTGACTTAAGAAATATATTTTATCTTTAGCTGTATATTTCTTTGACCAATATTTACTACTAGTATGCGCAAGGTATTTTCGCCAAACAAGCGCTGGACTTAATGAGAATAGCTGCCACAGCACTTGCAGGGTCAACAGCTAAGGCCTCCACTGAAGTGTAAGAGgtcagatatacactgagtgtacaaaacattaagaacacctgctctttccatgacagactgaccaggtgaatccaggtgaaagctatgaacccttattgatgtcacttgttaaatccacttcaaataagtgtagatgaaggggaggagacaggttaaagaaggatttttaagccttgagacatggattgcgtatgtgtgccattcagagggtgaatgggcaagacaaaatatttaagtgcctttgaacgtggtatgATTGTAGGTGACAGGCGCAccgggttttcacgctcaacagttttctgtgtgtatcaagaatggtccaccacccaaaggacatccagccaacttgacaactgtgggaaacattggagtcatcatgggccagcatccctgtggaacgctttcgacaccttgtagagtccatgccctgacgaattgaggctgttctgagggcagaaggtggtgcaactcagtattaggaagatgttcttaatgttttgtacactcagtgtaaatgcATTGTTTAGGAGATGGAGTCACTCACCTCATTGTATGGGGAGAAGATGAACTGGAATATGATCATCAACCCAATCAAAGTGGGCTGGATGTTATAGAAACCAAAGGCCATGAACAGCTCCTTCCGTCCAATTAGTACAGCAAAGAGGAAGAAGCACAGGAAGGAGTTAATCTGCAAGGACAGAGGCAGGGGAGAAAATTGTATCAATTACATTTCTGCATCAACATGAAAGTGGCCTATTGGTATAGAGGTGATGTGCAGATGCATATCAAGGGAATTTCCAAACAAACCTGACTGATGACAATGTTTTTCACGGTGTGGCCCAACTTCCAATGGCCCAGCTCGTGGCCCAACACCGCCAAGACCTCTGGATTGTTGCAGCCTTGCTTCTTGTTCTGGAAAAATAAATTGTTTGATTTTAAAGAATTATGCATGAAACATTGACTACAACTTCTAGTACACCATATTATGTTTCTATGATAGGACCACCTCAACAAATAAGACCACCTCAAAAAATGTGATTTATAACAAGAAAGTTGTAGTGTGCTGGCGGTGCTCTAACCAAGACTACAGAAATTGTCTATCGCTGAAGTGGTGCTCAGTAATACTGGAGACCTTTGAAGAAGAAGCTTGCTTCGAAATGCTTCAGCAATAAATATATTTGACGGGAATCAAGTTGCCTTCCTGAAACTTCTTTCAATATTTTAGATTTATAACATGTTGACACCCAGTTCTCTGTGTAACGGAGTAAGTCTGACCTTGAGCTTGGATTTGTCCTCGGTTGGTGTGTCAGTCTCTGGCTCTCCGTCCTTGTTGAGGGGGGAGTAGTCCTCCAGCAGGGTGTCGAACAATACTATGCGCTTGTTCTTGAAGAACCCATAGAAGTAAGCGTTACTGTGAGAGGAACGCTTGGAACCTGGAAGAGTAGGTCAAAATGGATCATTACAATCCAACTTTATAGTCCATAAGTAACAGCGAACATCGGAAAGGTGTTTCTGCTGTTTTCAACCCCCACAAATCAccacacatacagttgagacAGGGTCAAGCTGCAATATGCCTTGCTCTCCTCTGACGTTAaacaattataatataatataatatgccatttagcagacgcttttatccaaagcgacttacagtcatgcgtgcatacattttttttgtgtatgggtggtcccggggatcgaacccactaccttggcgttacaagcgccgtgctctaccagctgagctacagaggaccacccattaTAGATACAGTCTAAGGTGTTACATCTTTGGGACAAAATGAGTTATTGAGTTTATGTACTGTGCATTACCTTCTACAACATAGACCTTAGTGAGAGGGAAACTGATAGACTTCGACATGCTTTCAATCTCTTCCTTCAGCTCACCCTCTGGCAAAGGGGTGAATTTGTCAAATAGGGGCGCAATGTAGTCCGCATAGATGGTCACCAGAACctaagagagagaaggaaggaccAGAAAGAAATTCATTTGTAATGTATTAAGATATATTGGATATTAGTTTAGCTCCATTTAATTCCTCCCCGGAGCTTAAACAACTGTTGTTTGAATATTCCCATCCAGGCAGTTATGAGGTGAAAGGACTGACAAGCGAGACCCCCAGTGTGAAGAGCCAGGCGTAGATGAAGAAGAAGTCTCCACCAATCTTGATGATGTAGAGGAGCAGTGAGGTCACTGGCAACAAGATACACTGGGTCACAATAAACTTCTTTACAGCATCCTTCAGGAAGAACCCCAGTGTCTGGAAGGAGGACCATAGACGACAACAAAAACAAATAAACTAGGTGCTTGAAACCATGCCAGTGAAAAAAAGTGTAATGATTCAAACTAGGAAACTGTATAATAAGAATGTGCTCAGAGTTGACAGTCTACCTGCTGGTTGAAGCCGTGCTTCTCCTCAATGACAAAGGTGTTGTAGATACTCCAGGGAAGGCCAGTGAATGCACTGAACAGGGTTGCTAGCATCAGAAATGAAAGAGACTGAAAGATCTAAAAGAAAAAGATAGAGCCTTGGAATGATTCAAGAAAATTGCCAAAACATTTGTAATACTGGACTGCCAATTTTAACCACGGACCATGCACACACACCTCATACTCTGGACCCAATCCAAAACTAGCAATCACTGTCCCTGCAACTTCCCAAAGGAAAGGGATTCCGCCAAATAGCAGGATCAGCTATGAGAGAACACAGCAGTGTTATATCGGAGAAAAAAGAAAATTCCCTCTGTGTGAGGTGATACTCTATGTCAGCAGATAGAGGCAGACAACTAGATTGTAATATAACAAAGTAGGTCCTAACAAACCAATGGATATTTTAGTTGTACCCACCGTCCCCTCAGTTTCTGAATACAGTCCAGACCAGAAACTGAAGTTGCTCTTGTCCAGCTGATAAAGACGTGACTTCTCAAAGGTTTCTGTGTCCATGATCTTTCCCAACTCTTGTGGTACGTGCATGGTCAACCTGTATATCCTCCGCTGGGTGGTTAGAAGAGACACTTAAACATAATATTTTTTCTATTCAATATAGCTAATCAAAAAGGCAATTTCCATGTTACAGAATGATTAGTGGAGTCTTGAGTTGCAGTTGGGCAATTCCACGTTTACGGAATTacgccaaacaaaaaccattgacttcaaagtttaacaaaccatacaactctatgcacaatgactactttaaACAATTTACGCagtaaattaaaaaaataaaataaatactggaaaaactgtgcagatgcaaagtttggtaacagaattacggtaacATCTCCCTCtgttttattctgttaccaaactgtGTATGCACAAAGTTCTTACTGTAAATGTGTTCCTGTAAAAAATGTCAGTGGAAATCGTTAAAATCAGTCCTTGTggatagagttgtatggtttgttaaactttgaaatcaatgattTTTGTTTGGAATACATTCTTGAGTgacaaatctgagtctcagcgtaattctgttaccatggaattgcccagtACAAAGATGACGTCACTCCCGAAAACAACTTTGTTCTTGTGAAAATATTGAGACAAACAATAATGAATAGTCAGCATGCGGCTAGCTAGCCTGCTGTGAAATGCAGTAAAGAAAGCCTTGTGTTATTGACACAGAGACAGTTACGAAACAAAGTAAACAATTACCTGTCTGTAGGCAAGGTAGGCCTCCCATAGATACACCGTCCAAGAGAACAACAGAACAGCATAAAATATCTTATTTTCGATTGGAAGGTCAAGTATTGTTTCCATCTTTATTCTGGCCTTGGTCTCTATTTGAAGTTAGCAAGCTAGCTCGCTAGCATGTGTTGCTAGTTGGACTGCCGCCCGTTATTCACACGCCTTCCAGTCTTTATTCAGAAGataatatgttttatatttaaaTAACTTAGTAATGTTTATATCCACAGTTTAAATTGACTAGCATTCACCAAACCACTCGCATCAAGTTTCCATTCATGCTAAATGTTCTTCTTCGATAAGGTTTAACGGTGGTTGATATCCAATAAATGTTACCATGCTAAATGTCAGTGCAGCAATTAATTATGTTCCCCGTGAAACTAAACCAGTTGTCTGAATAACGAAGGTTCCATGCTCACGATATTATCTCTCAaaatatactgaataaaaatataaacgcaacatgcaacaatttcaaagattttactgagttacagttcatataaggaaatcagacaattgaaatgaattaaatAGGCCCTaaacctatggatttcacatgactgggcaggggggcagccatgggtgggcctgggagggcataggcccacccactggggagccaggcccagccaaacataattagtttttccccacaaaagggaatTTACAGTGactatattacagacagaaatactcctcaatatgcatgtgtgtgtattttgtgtgtgtgtgtgtgtttgtgtgtgtgtgtgttggagtgtcagtgtagaatgtgtgagtgtgtggttagagtccagtgactatacatcgagcctgtgcaagagagtcagtgcaaaaaatacGAATAAATTAGACTCAAATTAGGGGGTCAAtgaaaatagtccgggtagccatttgattaaccgttcagcagtcttatggcttgggtgtagaagctgttaaggagcctcttggacctagacttggcactccggtaccgcttgccgtgcggtagcagagagaacagtctatgactagggtggctggagtctttgacaagtctttgacaatttttagggccttcctctgacaccgcctggtaccgCCTGGTACcggtacatattaccccaattacctcgattaaccggtgcccccgcacattgactctgtactggtaccccctgtatatagcctcgctattgttatttttactgctgctctttaattatttgttacttttatttcgtattattttatattgtatttttgtgtgatttcttttggtattctttcttaaaactgcattgttggttaagggcttgtaagtaagcatttcactgtaaggtctatttgttgtattcggcgcatgtgataaatacaatttgatttgattagattttatgctctcgatggtgcagctgtagaactttttgaggatctgaggtcccatgccaaatcttttcagcctcctgagggggaataggcattgccgtgccctcttcacaactgtcttggtgtgtttagaccatgataggtccttagtgatgtggacaccaaggaacttgaagctctcgacccgctccactacagccccgtagatgtgaatgggggcatgctcagcccaccttttcctgtagtccacgatcagcgcCTTTGTCTCTCACGTTGattgagaggttgttgtcctggcaccacactgccaggtctctgacctcctccctataggctgtctcatcattgtcgttgatcaggcttaccactgtAGTGTCCTctgtaaacttaatgatggtgttggaggggactaagcacgcacccctgaggggcccccgtgttgagggtcagtgtggcggatgtgttgttgcctaccctcacaacCTGGGGGCagtccatcaggaagtccaggatccagttgcagagagagatGTTCCGTCccatggtccttagcttagtgatgagcttggagggcactatggtgttgaattctgagttatagtcaatgaacagcattctcatgtaggtgttccttttgtccaggtgggaaagggcagtgtggagtttaATAGAGactgcgtcatctgtggatct encodes:
- the LOC121538972 gene encoding CAAX prenyl protease 1 homolog, which produces METILDLPIENKIFYAVLLFSWTVYLWEAYLAYRQRRIYRLTMHVPQELGKIMDTETFEKSRLYQLDKSNFSFWSGLYSETEGTLILLFGGIPFLWEVAGTVIASFGLGPEYEIFQSLSFLMLATLFSAFTGLPWSIYNTFVIEEKHGFNQQTLGFFLKDAVKKFIVTQCILLPVTSLLLYIIKIGGDFFFIYAWLFTLGVSLVLVTIYADYIAPLFDKFTPLPEGELKEEIESMSKSISFPLTKVYVVEGSKRSSHSNAYFYGFFKNKRIVLFDTLLEDYSPLNKDGEPETDTPTEDKSKLKNKKQGCNNPEVLAVLGHELGHWKLGHTVKNIVISQINSFLCFFLFAVLIGRKELFMAFGFYNIQPTLIGLMIIFQFIFSPYNEVLSFCLTVLSRRFEFQADSFARGMGRASELYSALIKLNKDNLGFPVADWLFSMWHYSHPPLLERLRALGGTKQD